In Planctomycetota bacterium, the genomic window GAATTCGAGAATGCGACATGTGTAGGTGTTCCATAACACACCCCTTCCTGCCCGACTGCGGTCAGGCGGGTATCCCCTCTCCGCCCGGACGAGCCGTTCGGACGGGTTTTTAGAGGGGATGGAACACCGCCCCCCTACGGGGACTCCCGATTATTCGGGGTGTCCCGCCATGCCATAGGCAGGTCCGCCTTTGGCGGAAAACGAAGTGGAGCGGGGGAATCCCGACCCCGCCTTGCGGGGTCGGGGCGTAGGCGTTCCCGAATAAATTCGGGACGACGGAATCCCGTAGGTTTTAGATAGTTTCTAAAGAAGATTATTAAATTCTTCAGTGGTGAGATTAACTGTTCGGAGGATAGATTTCAATGTGCCTCTATCAAGTTCTTTATGGTCAGGAACCGTTACCGGTAAGCGGTTGGGGTGGTAGAGCCTTATATGACTGCCTCTTTGCTTGCGGATATAATACCCGATTCGCTGGAGAGCGGTTACTACCTCCCGGCCCGAGACCACCGGTAAAGGCAGACTCATACGGCAATTTCCTCTACCTTGGTGTGGTCTTCAGGGATTGGTTTCCCTTCTTCTTTATAACACTCCAGCGCCAGTTCAATGGCTTCCTTAATATTCTTAAGCGCCTCCGGGAGTGTTTTGCCCTGGGAGATACAACCGGAAATAGCCGGACACTCGGCCACGAGGTACCCGTCTTCACCTTCGGTAAGAATAATTTTATAGACCATTTTATTCCCCCTTGTTTTTTATCTAAAATAAGTATAACAAGTAATCCGTATAAAAGCAAGGAAAATTATTAAAGGAGAGGGAAATTATATGAAAAACAGGAGTTTAGTAATTTGGATTTGTTTGATCATTGTTTGGTCATTGGTCATTGGTAATTTGTGTAATTTCGCCTACGGCGACAGCTGGTCCGAAACCGTCTTTACCAATACAGGCAGTTCCTTCTCCAATACCGTCACCACCACCGGCTCGGCCGAAGTTAATTTATTATCCACCAGCCTTAATGCCGTAACAATTACCGCCGGAGTATCTTCAAATTATACATTAGGCGTTTTTTCTGATAATAAACTCCGGTCATGGGGACATAATATGACCGGGCAATTGGGCTTGGGCGATGCCATCCAGCGCAACTCACCCGTTCAGGTCGGCGCAGATAGCTGGAAAGCAATCGCGAGCTCAGGTGACCCATATCTTTTGGGACAAATTTATGGGCATAGCGCCGGGATTAAAACTGATAATACACTTTGGACATGGGGATGTAATATGTATGGCCAATTAGGCTTGGGCGATACTAACCAGCGTAATTCTCCCGTTCAGGTCGGCGCCAATACATGGAAAGCAGTTGCTTGCGGCAATCACTATACCTTAGCTATCCGTTCTGACGATACCTTATGGGCTTGGGGGTATAATGGATTTGGTAATTTAGGCGATGGAACCACCACCCAGCGCAATTCACCTGTCCAGATAGGGGCAAGCACATGGAAAGCAATTGCCTGTGGAGGTTATCATACATTAGGGATTAGGTCTGATAATACCCTTTGGGCATGGGGTGCTAACGATTACGGGCAACTGGGGCTGAATGATACCACCCCGCGCAGTTCTCCTGTCCAGGTTGGGGCAAGCACATGGCAAATAATTTCTGCCGGCGGCACACACAGTTTGGCTATCCGTTCTGACAATACCTTATGGGCTTGGGGGTATAATGGCTTTGGTGAGGTAGGTGATGGGACAACTACCCAACGCAATTCTCCTGTTCAGGTGGGGGCAAGCACATGGAAAACGGTTTCTGCCGGAGGTCATAGGGGAACTTTTTATGTTGGATATTCAATAGGAATCCGTTCTGACGATACTCTCTGGTCATGGGGATCTAATAACAACGGGCAATTGGGCTTGGGCGATACTACAAACCGTCTCTCGCCGGTGCAGGTCGGGACAGATGCCAATTGGAAAACAGTTGTTTGTAGCTGGGCACATACTATGGCTGCAAAAACAACTGGTTCATTATGGGCTTGGGGATATAATTTTTATGGCCAATTAGGCTTGGGCGATACCGTCAACCGTAATTCACCCGTTCAGGTCCCGTTAAGCGCTTATGTCGCCGGCGGAAATTATGTTTCCCCCCTCATTACCTTCATAAATGCCACCTGGGGCGTTTTGACTTATACCGTAACCTCTCCGACCAACACCACTGCCACGGTGGATGTGCTTAAAGGCTCTGATAATTCGCTTCTGGTTGCCAATGTCCCGTCCGGGACAAATTTATCCCTGACTTATCCGGCGACTTTTACCGGAATCACCGGCATTAAACTGCGCGTTAACATGGCGACTACTAATGCATCCCAAACGCCCTTGCTGTCCGATTGGACGGTTGGTTGGGATGGCCCAAAAGTCCAGACCTCCGCCTGGACGATGTTGACCAACGGCAATACGCCGGTAAAGATGGGCGAATCTATCGCTTATGTCAAGTTTAACGCAAATACCATTTCCGGCACAGCACGCTGGAAGAAGTTCCGGATAGATAAGGGCGTTACAGGCGTTGCGACCCCCTGCCCGGATAACAAAATAGAAGTCCAAATCTGGATGGAAAAT contains:
- a CDS encoding type II toxin-antitoxin system HicA family toxin, with amino-acid sequence MSLPLPVVSGREVVTALQRIGYYIRKQRGSHIRLYHPNRLPVTVPDHKELDRGTLKSILRTVNLTTEEFNNLL
- a CDS encoding type II toxin-antitoxin system HicB family antitoxin is translated as MVYKIILTEGEDGYLVAECPAISGCISQGKTLPEALKNIKEAIELALECYKEEGKPIPEDHTKVEEIAV